A section of the Candidatus Atribacteria bacterium ADurb.Bin276 genome encodes:
- the gatC gene encoding Glutamyl-tRNA(Gln) amidotransferase subunit C, whose protein sequence is MPETISLSEIKKVVALAKLSIPDIDLEQFFLEINDILSHFDKLNRLELKEVSPTSHISWSQPPSNPDEPREWMGGEELFSQAPAVIDQYFIVPKVVDKQEE, encoded by the coding sequence TTGCCAGAGACAATTTCATTGTCGGAAATAAAAAAAGTCGTTGCTCTTGCCAAGCTGTCCATTCCCGATATCGATTTGGAACAGTTTTTCTTAGAAATCAATGATATCCTTTCACATTTTGATAAATTGAATCGTCTTGAACTCAAGGAGGTTTCACCCACTTCACACATCTCCTGGAGCCAACCACCATCTAATCCCGACGAGCCTCGAGAATGGATGGGAGGAGAAGAGCTATTTTCCCAGGCACCAGCCGTCATCGATCAATATTTTATTGTGCCAAAAGTGGTTGACAAACAGGAGGAATAA
- the gatB gene encoding Aspartyl/glutamyl-tRNA(Asn/Gln) amidotransferase subunit B, with protein sequence MSAWHITIGLEVHCQLLTQAKLFCQCGTDYIGKPPNSLVCPVCLGLPGSLPVMNHYAMQLAIRTASSLHCQLLPKVVFHRKNYFYPDLPKGYQISQYDLPIGVNGYFEFLTQGEKKQVRIKRVHIEEDAGKLIHEGINLPENSSGVDFNRCGIPLVEIVTEPDLHHSEEARDSLIALRDLVRFIEVSDGNMEEGSLRCDANISISSHPDQMGAKVEVKNMNSFRSVFRALEYEIDRQKRCLEEGNCVPQETRHWDEINEVTVSSRGKEDAEDYRYFPDPDLLPYLVQEEVIQQIESSLPELPLERKERFMIDFELTEQDANVLVQDKSLADFFEICIQELNKPKFIANWTITEVLKNLNALDIDIKQSKITPSSFMELLKMIDKKEISGTIAKTILEEMFQTGGRAKEIMAKKGISQINSEKEIEKIVRQVIEQNPQSVADFLGGKEKAFHFLIGQVMKTTRGQANPDLVKSILNKELSAEG encoded by the coding sequence ATGAGTGCTTGGCATATTACCATAGGTTTAGAAGTTCACTGTCAGCTTCTCACCCAGGCAAAACTCTTTTGCCAATGCGGAACCGATTACATCGGCAAACCACCGAACAGCTTGGTATGTCCAGTTTGTTTGGGGCTTCCAGGTTCATTACCAGTTATGAATCACTACGCCATGCAACTGGCCATTCGAACGGCTTCTTCACTTCACTGTCAGTTGCTCCCGAAGGTAGTTTTTCACCGAAAAAACTACTTTTATCCCGATCTTCCCAAGGGGTATCAAATCTCTCAATATGACCTTCCTATTGGTGTTAATGGTTACTTTGAGTTTTTAACCCAGGGTGAAAAAAAACAGGTTCGGATTAAACGAGTCCATATTGAAGAAGATGCCGGAAAACTCATCCATGAAGGAATCAATCTTCCTGAAAACAGTTCAGGTGTAGACTTTAACCGTTGCGGTATCCCTCTGGTTGAAATAGTCACCGAACCCGACCTTCATCACTCCGAAGAAGCCCGGGATAGTTTAATCGCTCTTCGGGATTTGGTGCGATTCATCGAAGTCAGCGATGGGAATATGGAGGAAGGATCATTACGATGTGATGCCAATATATCCATTTCATCCCATCCCGATCAAATGGGAGCCAAGGTCGAGGTTAAAAATATGAATTCTTTCCGTTCGGTATTCCGGGCATTGGAATATGAAATTGATCGGCAAAAAAGATGTTTAGAAGAGGGGAATTGTGTTCCGCAAGAAACTCGTCATTGGGATGAAATCAATGAAGTAACTGTTTCTTCCCGGGGGAAAGAAGATGCGGAAGATTACCGTTACTTTCCCGATCCCGATCTTCTCCCTTATCTAGTTCAGGAAGAAGTTATTCAACAAATCGAATCATCACTTCCGGAACTCCCCTTAGAACGAAAGGAAAGATTTATGATTGATTTTGAACTTACTGAGCAAGACGCCAATGTTCTGGTTCAAGATAAATCGTTGGCCGATTTCTTTGAAATTTGTATACAGGAATTAAATAAACCAAAATTTATTGCCAATTGGACCATAACTGAAGTCCTAAAAAATCTGAATGCTCTTGATATAGATATTAAGCAAAGCAAGATTACTCCTTCATCTTTTATGGAATTACTCAAGATGATTGATAAAAAAGAAATCAGCGGGACCATTGCCAAAACTATCCTGGAAGAGATGTTTCAAACCGGGGGTCGAGCTAAAGAAATCATGGCAAAGAAGGGAATTTCTCAAATTAACAGTGAAAAAGAAATTGAAAAAATTGTTCGTCAAGTCATCGAACAAAATCCACAAAGTGTTGCTGATTTTTTAGGTGGAAAAGAAAAAGCCTTTCATTTTCTTATTGGTCAAGTCATGAAAACCACTCGAGGGCAAGCTAATCCCGATCTAGTAAAAAGCATCCTCAATAAAGAATTATCGGCCGAGGGATAA
- the ligA gene encoding DNA ligase, with amino-acid sequence MESNTIRQEIKKLREIIRQHDYRYYIINQPTVTDDEYDALMRKLQELEKIHPEYLTPDSPTQRVAGKPQDGFPPFLHSQPLLSLNNAVLEDDVREFDQRLQRLLKQNQVEYVVELKIDGLAINLRYEEGILTHGATRGDGTTGEDVTPNIRTIKTIPLRLLGDKIPEVIEVQGEIFMGKNAFNRLNQERTAKSEPPFANPRNAAAGSLRQLDPRVTATRELQLFAYGATLIESSYSPTTQWELLTYLKKLGFKVNPHIQLVSSIEEAIHIHRKWESERKQLEYEIDGLVIKLNFLTDRSRLGTTSKSPRWAIAYKFEATTELTRVLDIEVNVGRTGTLTPVALLEPVNIGGVIVKRATLHNEDEMKRKDVRIGDWVLVGRAGDVIPEVVRVISEQRTGSEIIFQMPSTCPACHAPVKREVGEAAWKCVNLNCPAQRKEKIIHWASRDAMDIEGLGEKLVNQLIETSLVQTLSDLYRLNIEELIDLERMGPKSAGNLIQAIDRSKRKELARFIYALGIPFVGSHVAQILTNHFSSLEQIIEASEDQFLIIDGIGPKVSQSILNFFSIPENLTLLKELKALGVHPIQKKKEKSVKPQEFFQGKTFLFTGTLSHFTRKEAEDLVVSRGGKVAKAISSQVNYLIVGEQPGSKLQQAIKKNIPLLTESEFEEKIQSDF; translated from the coding sequence ATGGAAAGCAACACCATCCGTCAAGAAATTAAAAAACTAAGAGAAATAATACGCCAACACGACTATCGGTATTATATTATTAATCAACCAACGGTTACTGATGATGAATATGATGCCTTAATGAGAAAACTACAGGAATTGGAAAAGATCCATCCTGAATATCTAACCCCCGATTCACCTACACAACGGGTTGCCGGTAAACCTCAGGATGGTTTCCCACCTTTCCTGCATTCTCAACCGCTCCTGAGTCTTAATAATGCTGTTTTAGAAGATGATGTTCGTGAATTCGATCAACGGCTCCAAAGACTTCTGAAACAAAACCAAGTTGAATATGTGGTTGAATTAAAAATTGATGGTTTGGCAATCAATCTCAGGTATGAAGAAGGGATTCTTACTCATGGAGCTACCCGGGGAGATGGAACTACCGGTGAAGATGTAACTCCTAACATTCGGACCATTAAAACCATCCCTCTTCGCTTATTGGGTGACAAAATTCCCGAGGTTATTGAAGTCCAGGGTGAAATATTTATGGGAAAAAACGCTTTTAACCGTCTCAACCAAGAAAGAACTGCTAAAAGCGAACCTCCCTTTGCCAATCCTCGTAATGCCGCTGCTGGTTCACTTCGTCAGCTTGACCCACGAGTGACAGCTACCCGGGAACTTCAATTGTTTGCTTATGGAGCAACTTTGATTGAAAGCAGCTATTCACCTACCACCCAATGGGAACTTCTAACCTATTTAAAAAAATTGGGATTCAAAGTTAATCCCCACATTCAATTAGTATCCTCCATAGAAGAAGCCATTCATATCCATCGCAAGTGGGAAAGTGAGCGAAAGCAATTAGAATATGAAATCGATGGATTGGTCATTAAACTCAATTTCCTTACCGATCGGAGCCGTTTAGGAACAACCAGCAAGAGTCCCCGTTGGGCAATTGCGTACAAATTCGAAGCAACAACCGAGCTAACCAGAGTCCTCGACATTGAAGTTAACGTAGGGCGGACGGGAACACTTACTCCAGTTGCTTTATTAGAACCAGTTAATATCGGTGGAGTTATAGTAAAGCGAGCTACTCTTCATAATGAAGACGAAATGAAGAGGAAAGATGTCCGGATTGGCGATTGGGTTTTGGTTGGTCGAGCCGGAGATGTCATCCCCGAAGTGGTTCGGGTTATTTCAGAACAAAGAACCGGTTCGGAAATTATTTTTCAAATGCCCTCAACCTGTCCAGCGTGTCATGCTCCAGTAAAAAGAGAAGTCGGAGAAGCCGCTTGGAAATGTGTCAACCTAAATTGTCCAGCTCAGCGGAAGGAGAAAATTATTCATTGGGCTTCACGGGACGCTATGGATATTGAAGGGCTGGGGGAAAAATTAGTCAACCAACTTATTGAGACCAGTTTAGTTCAAACCCTTTCCGATCTCTATCGCTTGAATATCGAGGAATTAATTGATTTGGAGCGAATGGGACCTAAGTCAGCAGGTAATCTGATTCAAGCCATTGATCGGTCAAAAAGAAAAGAATTAGCTCGATTTATCTATGCTTTGGGAATTCCTTTTGTCGGCTCCCATGTTGCCCAGATTCTCACCAATCATTTCTCTTCTTTAGAACAGATTATCGAAGCATCAGAGGATCAATTTCTAATCATAGATGGAATCGGTCCTAAGGTCTCTCAATCAATACTCAATTTCTTTTCTATTCCTGAGAATCTGACTTTGCTCAAGGAATTAAAAGCCCTCGGTGTCCATCCTATCCAGAAAAAAAAGGAAAAATCGGTAAAACCCCAAGAATTTTTTCAGGGAAAAACGTTTCTTTTTACCGGAACTCTCAGTCATTTTACTCGAAAAGAAGCTGAGGATCTGGTCGTTTCCCGAGGAGGGAAAGTTGCTAAAGCCATTTCTTCCCAGGTTAATTATCTAATAGTGGGAGAACAACCTGGTTCAAAACTCCAACAAGCGATAAAAAAGAACATTCCTCTTTTAACTGAATCGGAGTTCGAGGAGAAAATCCAATCGGATTTTTGA
- a CDS encoding Tetratricopeptide repeat protein, whose product MTYLRWFCLVLLLLLLIGVLSSEQFAYSQDAETFYKNGYIYFSQNNFEKAKESYQQAIQIKPDYWDARYWLGKTYEMMEEFPQAMNEWKIILQNQPGHWEAFKKWRSYVASRVRISNQVRQNLENVFLYQNGSPENYRDQPWDTIIPYGLAIARQNDFISAFLSARLFRWIGSQVSGLLSDQADISYQKALDLAAISPPEDSELVFQLIKDVTNYYGQNNALQKKVETLYQSILAQQAGVTVEESVNTSQIEIKVTASGVESGPADNRNQDGSNPRFYIDTDIE is encoded by the coding sequence ATGACCTATCTGAGATGGTTTTGCTTGGTACTGTTGCTTTTGTTGCTCATCGGTGTTCTTTCTTCAGAGCAATTTGCTTATTCTCAAGATGCAGAAACTTTTTATAAAAATGGCTATATTTATTTCTCCCAAAACAACTTTGAGAAAGCGAAAGAATCCTATCAACAGGCTATTCAAATCAAACCTGATTATTGGGATGCTCGTTACTGGTTGGGAAAAACCTATGAGATGATGGAAGAATTTCCCCAGGCAATGAATGAGTGGAAGATAATTCTCCAAAATCAACCCGGTCATTGGGAAGCATTTAAAAAATGGCGATCCTATGTGGCATCTCGGGTTCGAATCAGCAACCAAGTAAGGCAAAACTTAGAAAATGTTTTTCTCTATCAGAATGGTTCTCCGGAAAATTATCGGGATCAACCATGGGATACTATCATCCCCTATGGGTTAGCAATTGCCAGACAAAACGACTTTATCTCAGCTTTTTTATCTGCTCGTTTATTCCGTTGGATAGGATCTCAGGTCAGTGGTTTACTTTCTGACCAAGCTGATATCAGTTACCAAAAAGCCTTAGATTTAGCCGCTATCAGTCCACCCGAAGATTCGGAGCTAGTCTTTCAGCTGATCAAAGATGTTACGAACTATTATGGTCAAAACAATGCCCTGCAGAAAAAAGTAGAAACCTTGTATCAAAGCATCTTAGCCCAACAAGCTGGAGTAACAGTTGAAGAATCCGTCAATACGTCTCAAATAGAAATCAAAGTGACGGCAAGTGGTGTTGAAAGTGGGCCTGCAGACAACCGGAATCAAGATGGTTCTAATCCAAGATTTTATATAGATACCGACATTGAATGA
- the dnaE gene encoding DNA polymerase III subunit alpha — protein sequence MNFTHLHLHTEYSLLDGSIRIQELLQKARETGMESIAITDHGVMYGVIDFYKQAQNAGIKPIIGCEAYIAPGSRFEKTITKGEENAFHLVLLARNQTGYQNLVKLVSLGFLEGFYYKPRIDRALLQEHSEGLIALSACLAGEIPSLILAGKQKEAENLAAEYRELFGSDSFYLELQENKIPEQTQVNRALIQIGKKLNIPFVATNDSHYLNQEDARVHEIILAIQTATNLNDPKRLRFPTQEFFLKTPEEMIRDFSSVPEAIENTQRIAESCEVKLELGQVLLPEFSVPEGFDVPGYLRHLCLEGLQHRYGDPPPEKVRNQLEYELTVINNMGYDAYFLIVWDFVKYSREKGIMVGPGRGSAAGSLVSYSLGITNIDPLRYGLLFERFLNPERISMPDIDIDFCFERRGEVIDYVSNKYGHTHVAQIITFGRMMARGAVRDVGRALGWSYGEVDKIAKLIPGAPGVTLERAIDTNTELKKLVKNDSNVAQLLEIAQRIEGLCRHASMHAAGVVISHKPLTEYVPLQKMSNNEIVTQFDMDTLGELGLLKMDFLGLRTLTVIERTLNIIKKTAQKEINLDTIALDDQETYELLGRGETTGVFQLESSGMKELLKRFHPTVIEELTALLALYRPGPLGSGMIDDFIKRKHGKVKVTYPHPSLEEILKETYGVILYQEQVMKIASELAGFTLGQADILRRAMGKKKADVMEQQRDRFIQGAKEKGHDPKTAAEIFDLIEYFAGYGFNKSHSAAYAFISYQTAYLKAHYPTEYLTACLTSIQEDTDKIAKFIMEARRLSIKILPPDVNESLANFTVVGEKKIRFGLAAIKNVGENAVNEILTRRKEARFQNIFDFMERVDQRVINKRVVESLIKAGAFDSLHHNRNQLFSSLEEIIHFYAKRKKRNQPQQATLFGDLKPIMQETLTLKEVSEFRTRDLLAMEKEIIGLYISDHPVRNALASYTFLNVIPFEQVQMMKEKAAVRIMGAIVESRRITTKTGKDMYFVTLEDETGTLETIFFPKIAEKLQNILEKENVLCLEGRVDVLDSGVNKVIVEKILDLEKIKQNERPVHIEISNPDDPLSVFYSLKDCLQRHNGTQPVILHMIGNQERWAIEMGEQFRVSWNQELEQALFNILEGVQKKRVWLAG from the coding sequence ATGAACTTTACTCACCTTCATCTCCATACCGAATACAGCTTATTGGATGGATCGATTCGCATTCAAGAACTTCTCCAAAAAGCACGAGAAACCGGTATGGAATCGATAGCTATCACCGACCATGGTGTGATGTATGGAGTCATCGATTTTTATAAGCAAGCTCAGAATGCCGGCATCAAACCGATAATTGGATGTGAAGCTTATATTGCCCCCGGCAGTCGTTTTGAGAAAACTATAACTAAGGGTGAAGAAAATGCTTTTCATTTAGTTTTACTGGCTCGCAATCAAACCGGATATCAGAATCTGGTTAAGCTGGTGAGTTTAGGGTTTCTTGAAGGATTTTATTATAAACCCCGTATCGATCGGGCTTTGTTACAAGAGCACTCGGAAGGCCTCATCGCTCTCAGCGCCTGTTTAGCCGGGGAAATTCCCTCGCTCATTTTAGCTGGGAAGCAAAAAGAGGCTGAAAATTTAGCAGCTGAATACCGTGAACTTTTCGGAAGTGATTCTTTTTATTTAGAGCTGCAAGAAAATAAAATTCCCGAACAAACTCAGGTTAATCGGGCTTTGATTCAAATTGGAAAAAAACTCAATATCCCATTTGTAGCAACCAACGATTCTCATTATCTCAACCAGGAGGACGCCCGAGTCCATGAGATTATTTTGGCTATTCAAACCGCTACCAATCTCAATGACCCAAAAAGACTCCGTTTCCCCACTCAAGAGTTCTTTCTTAAAACTCCGGAAGAAATGATCCGGGACTTTTCCTCAGTTCCTGAAGCGATTGAGAATACCCAAAGGATTGCCGAATCGTGTGAGGTAAAATTGGAGTTGGGCCAGGTTCTCCTACCGGAATTTTCCGTTCCTGAGGGATTTGATGTTCCTGGATACCTCCGACATCTTTGCCTTGAGGGGCTTCAACATCGTTATGGAGATCCACCCCCTGAAAAAGTCAGAAACCAATTAGAATATGAATTAACCGTTATTAATAATATGGGTTATGATGCTTATTTTTTGATTGTATGGGACTTTGTCAAATATTCTCGAGAGAAGGGAATCATGGTTGGACCGGGAAGAGGATCAGCGGCTGGTAGTTTAGTTTCCTATTCTCTTGGAATAACCAATATTGATCCCCTTCGTTATGGGCTTTTATTCGAACGTTTTCTGAATCCAGAACGAATTAGTATGCCTGATATTGATATCGACTTTTGCTTTGAAAGAAGGGGAGAGGTCATTGACTACGTTTCCAATAAATATGGACACACCCATGTTGCTCAAATCATTACCTTTGGCCGCATGATGGCTCGAGGGGCGGTTCGTGATGTGGGTCGGGCTTTGGGCTGGAGCTATGGAGAGGTTGATAAAATCGCCAAGCTCATTCCAGGAGCGCCGGGTGTGACTCTTGAAAGGGCAATCGATACCAACACTGAATTAAAAAAACTGGTTAAAAATGATTCAAACGTTGCCCAACTTTTAGAAATCGCCCAAAGAATTGAAGGGCTCTGTCGCCACGCTTCGATGCATGCTGCCGGAGTAGTAATTTCCCATAAACCCCTTACCGAGTATGTTCCTCTCCAAAAAATGAGCAACAATGAAATCGTTACCCAATTCGATATGGACACTTTAGGTGAGTTGGGTTTGCTCAAGATGGATTTTTTAGGTTTAAGAACCCTTACCGTCATTGAACGAACTTTAAATATAATTAAAAAAACCGCTCAAAAAGAAATTAATCTGGATACCATTGCTCTTGATGACCAAGAAACCTATGAATTATTAGGGCGGGGAGAAACAACCGGAGTATTCCAACTGGAAAGCTCTGGTATGAAGGAACTTCTAAAAAGATTCCACCCCACTGTGATTGAAGAATTGACGGCGCTTTTAGCCCTCTATCGACCTGGGCCATTGGGAAGTGGAATGATTGATGATTTCATTAAAAGAAAACATGGGAAGGTTAAAGTAACTTATCCTCACCCAAGTTTGGAAGAGATCTTGAAAGAAACCTATGGTGTCATTCTCTACCAGGAGCAGGTCATGAAAATTGCCAGTGAACTAGCAGGTTTTACCCTGGGTCAGGCCGATATTCTCCGTCGAGCCATGGGAAAGAAAAAAGCCGACGTTATGGAGCAACAAAGAGACCGGTTTATCCAGGGAGCCAAAGAAAAAGGTCACGACCCCAAAACCGCTGCCGAGATTTTTGACCTTATAGAATATTTTGCTGGATATGGTTTTAACAAGTCACATAGTGCCGCTTATGCTTTTATATCCTATCAAACTGCCTATCTCAAAGCCCATTATCCCACCGAGTATCTCACCGCTTGCCTTACCAGTATTCAGGAAGATACTGATAAAATTGCTAAATTTATTATGGAAGCTCGCCGACTATCCATCAAAATACTTCCACCTGATGTCAACGAGAGTTTAGCCAATTTTACCGTAGTTGGGGAAAAGAAAATCCGATTTGGACTGGCAGCGATTAAGAATGTTGGCGAAAACGCCGTGAACGAAATTTTAACTCGGAGAAAAGAAGCTCGTTTTCAAAATATATTCGACTTTATGGAACGGGTCGATCAAAGAGTAATTAACAAACGGGTTGTCGAAAGCCTCATCAAAGCCGGAGCTTTCGACAGTCTTCATCACAATCGAAATCAACTCTTCAGCTCCTTAGAAGAAATTATCCATTTTTATGCCAAACGAAAAAAAAGAAATCAACCTCAACAGGCTACACTTTTTGGCGATTTGAAACCGATCATGCAAGAAACACTTACCCTCAAGGAAGTCTCAGAATTTCGAACTCGAGACCTGCTCGCCATGGAAAAAGAAATAATCGGCCTTTATATCAGTGATCATCCAGTTAGAAATGCTCTTGCCTCCTACACATTTTTAAATGTCATTCCCTTTGAACAAGTTCAAATGATGAAGGAAAAAGCTGCGGTTCGGATTATGGGAGCCATCGTTGAATCCAGAAGAATCACCACCAAAACTGGAAAAGATATGTACTTTGTAACCCTTGAAGATGAAACCGGAACATTAGAAACCATCTTTTTCCCAAAAATTGCCGAAAAGCTTCAAAATATTCTTGAAAAAGAGAATGTTCTCTGTTTAGAGGGAAGAGTAGATGTATTGGATTCCGGGGTTAATAAAGTCATTGTTGAAAAAATATTAGATCTGGAAAAAATAAAACAAAATGAAAGACCAGTACACATAGAAATATCCAATCCCGATGATCCTTTATCGGTTTTCTATAGCTTAAAAGATTGTCTTCAAAGACATAATGGGACACAACCAGTGATTCTGCATATGATTGGTAACCAGGAACGATGGGCGATTGAAATGGGTGAACAATTTCGAGTGAGTTGGAATCAAGAACTCGAACAAGCCCTGTTTAATATTTTGGAAGGTGTTCAAAAAAAGAGAGTTTGGTTGGCTGGATGA
- the gatA gene encoding Glutamyl-tRNA(Gln) amidotransferase subunit A, with the protein MNIDTVKNFTVEDYQNAYKNEEISPTEITQLFLDRIHLLDPSLRAFLTIDETGALQRARELEEKKFGEAEFPPLYGIPIAIKDNICIQGLPTTCGSRILSNYHSPFDATVIEKIKKAGGIFLGKTNMDEFAMGSSTENSGFGPTRNPFDPNRVPGGSSGGSAASVAALEAPLALGSDTGGSVRQPAAFCGIVGLRPTYGRVSRYGLISFASSLDQIGTLTRSVQDSRALFSVISGQDDRDSTCAPYPPFSSSDCLPEDEIKKMKVGVAKEYFSTGIDPSITQRIQEVLNILAKEGFEVVEVSLPHTDYALEAYYIVAPAEASSNLARYDGIAYGYRCHHPLNLQDLYTRTRTTGFGKEVLRRIILGTYCLSSGYYDEFYLKGMQVRTLVKKDFEESFEKCDILLTPTTPSMPFKFGEKSHDPYQMYLTDVFTIPSAMAGIPALSLNCGYHQHLPIGLQILGAPFQEGKIFSFASFLEKILSISPPDIGSIHSKKEVL; encoded by the coding sequence ATGAATATCGATACTGTTAAAAATTTTACTGTTGAAGACTATCAGAATGCTTATAAGAATGAAGAAATCTCCCCGACTGAAATCACCCAACTCTTTCTGGATCGTATTCATCTTCTTGACCCTTCCCTCCGAGCATTTTTGACGATTGATGAAACCGGTGCCCTGCAACGGGCTCGGGAGTTGGAAGAAAAAAAATTCGGAGAAGCTGAATTTCCTCCTCTCTATGGTATTCCCATAGCCATTAAAGACAACATTTGCATCCAAGGATTGCCGACTACTTGTGGATCGAGAATTCTCAGTAATTACCATTCACCTTTTGATGCGACCGTTATTGAAAAAATAAAAAAAGCGGGCGGTATTTTTTTAGGAAAAACCAACATGGACGAATTCGCCATGGGTTCTTCAACTGAAAATAGCGGTTTTGGGCCAACCAGAAATCCTTTCGATCCCAATCGAGTACCCGGCGGTTCCAGCGGGGGATCAGCGGCAAGTGTGGCTGCTCTTGAAGCACCATTGGCGCTGGGTTCTGACACTGGTGGATCAGTCCGTCAACCAGCGGCTTTCTGTGGAATTGTGGGACTGCGTCCCACTTATGGTCGAGTCTCACGTTATGGGTTAATTAGTTTCGCTTCTTCCCTTGACCAAATTGGAACCCTCACTCGTAGCGTCCAAGATAGTCGGGCACTTTTTTCAGTGATCAGTGGTCAAGACGACCGGGATTCGACCTGTGCTCCTTATCCTCCTTTCTCTTCATCCGATTGCCTTCCCGAGGATGAGATTAAAAAAATGAAGGTGGGAGTTGCCAAGGAATATTTCTCCACTGGAATAGATCCCTCTATTACCCAGCGAATTCAAGAAGTCCTCAACATTCTCGCCAAGGAAGGATTCGAAGTGGTAGAGGTTTCACTCCCTCATACCGATTACGCTTTGGAAGCCTATTATATCGTAGCCCCAGCTGAAGCTTCTTCCAATTTAGCCCGCTATGATGGTATTGCTTATGGTTATCGGTGCCATCATCCCCTCAATCTTCAAGACCTCTATACTCGAACCAGAACCACCGGCTTTGGTAAAGAAGTACTTCGCCGGATTATTTTAGGTACCTATTGTTTAAGTTCAGGATATTACGATGAATTCTACCTCAAAGGAATGCAGGTTCGTACTTTGGTAAAAAAGGACTTTGAAGAGAGTTTTGAGAAATGCGACATCCTTCTCACTCCAACAACACCCAGTATGCCTTTTAAGTTTGGAGAAAAGAGCCATGATCCCTATCAAATGTACTTAACTGATGTTTTTACCATTCCTTCAGCTATGGCGGGCATTCCGGCTCTTTCGCTTAATTGTGGGTATCACCAACATCTTCCCATAGGATTGCAGATCTTAGGAGCACCTTTTCAGGAAGGAAAAATATTTAGTTTTGCTTCCTTTTTAGAAAAAATTCTCTCGATTTCACCTCCCGATATTGGTTCGATTCATTCCAAAAAGGAGGTGCTTTGA